A genome region from Bacteroides stercoris ATCC 43183 includes the following:
- a CDS encoding DUF6706 family protein: MGTLTKYNALVGELEPYTPSRLALQKALADVKISDWDSEYNADTDQRTIAIAAIKVLKRMIVLTNDTLGKSSQGYSVEKLEKRIKDLCNENGLDVSDFVEVSSITDGSNLW, encoded by the coding sequence ATGGGAACTTTGACAAAATACAATGCGTTGGTGGGTGAGCTTGAACCCTATACCCCAAGCCGCCTTGCTTTGCAAAAGGCACTTGCTGATGTGAAGATAAGCGACTGGGATAGTGAGTACAATGCCGACACAGACCAACGCACGATAGCCATAGCCGCTATAAAGGTGCTAAAGCGGATGATTGTGCTTACCAATGACACGTTAGGTAAGTCCTCACAAGGCTACAGCGTGGAGAAGTTGGAGAAGCGCATTAAAGACCTTTGCAACGAGAACGGTTTGGACGTTTCGGATTTTGTCGAAGTTTCTTCCATTACGGACGGCTCTAATTTGTGGTGA
- a CDS encoding DUF3846 domain-containing protein → MATLIKTDGSKLEIQPQNGLGFQLDELQKFVDGYIDIINLHNGDILVINDNGKDVLDSNETATEIAHKHNAIFGWDYICGDVVMCKDEEVQ, encoded by the coding sequence ATGGCAACACTGATAAAGACAGACGGAAGTAAATTGGAAATCCAACCTCAAAACGGGCTGGGCTTCCAACTGGATGAACTGCAAAAGTTCGTAGATGGTTACATTGATATTATAAACCTACACAATGGGGATATTCTCGTAATCAATGATAATGGGAAAGACGTTTTAGATTCCAACGAAACAGCCACGGAAATAGCGCATAAACACAATGCTATTTTTGGTTGGGATTATATTTGTGGCGATGTCGTTATGTGTAAAGATGAGGAGGTGCAATAA
- a CDS encoding DNA cytosine methyltransferase, which yields MEIHKFPYNWKLAEANFTKDKGKVFSCFACGGGSTMGYKLAGFDVIGCNEIDPKMMKCYIENHNPQYTFLEDIRDLVRRNNLPEELYNLDILDGSPPCSTFSMSGLREDAWGKEKKFKEGQKTQVLDTLFFDFIALAKRLKPKVVIAENVKGLLLGNAIDYVRRIYKGFEEAGYYCQHFLLDASKMGVPQKRERVFFICIRHDLGVHFLKVSDLFNVEPHICMKFNEIPILMKEITDFKGKEIKNGTKIRYVWEHREIADKDMSDTCMRLYGKELFFSKKYILEDRICNTITSKHDDLVHFTQPLYLSTSEICKVSTFPIDYNFYNQSPHYICGMSVPPVMMAQVATRVYEQWLSKL from the coding sequence ATGGAAATTCATAAATTCCCTTATAACTGGAAGCTGGCAGAAGCCAATTTCACTAAAGACAAAGGCAAAGTGTTTTCTTGCTTTGCGTGTGGTGGTGGCTCTACAATGGGGTACAAGTTAGCCGGATTTGATGTAATTGGCTGCAATGAAATAGATCCCAAAATGATGAAATGCTACATTGAAAACCATAATCCTCAATATACTTTCTTAGAAGATATTCGTGATTTAGTGAGAAGGAATAATCTTCCCGAAGAATTGTACAATTTAGATATATTGGACGGATCACCACCTTGCAGTACATTTAGCATGTCGGGATTACGTGAAGATGCGTGGGGTAAAGAAAAGAAATTCAAGGAAGGTCAAAAGACACAAGTTTTAGATACGCTCTTTTTTGATTTTATTGCACTTGCCAAACGCTTAAAACCTAAAGTTGTTATTGCTGAAAATGTGAAAGGACTTCTTTTAGGGAATGCGATTGATTATGTCAGACGTATATACAAAGGCTTTGAGGAAGCTGGTTATTATTGTCAGCATTTTCTTCTTGATGCTTCTAAAATGGGAGTACCTCAAAAAAGAGAACGTGTATTCTTTATATGTATCAGGCATGATTTGGGAGTCCATTTTCTAAAAGTTTCAGACCTCTTCAATGTTGAGCCACATATTTGTATGAAGTTTAATGAAATACCCATTTTGATGAAAGAAATAACAGACTTTAAGGGGAAAGAAATTAAAAATGGTACAAAAATTCGATATGTTTGGGAACATAGAGAAATTGCTGATAAAGACATGTCTGATACATGTATGCGACTATACGGTAAAGAGTTATTCTTCTCAAAGAAATATATACTTGAAGATCGCATCTGCAATACGATAACTTCCAAGCATGATGATTTGGTACACTTTACACAACCTTTATATCTAAGTACATCTGAAATCTGTAAAGTATCTACTTTCCCCATCGACTATAACTTTTACAACCAATCCCCACATTATATCTGTGGAATGAGTGTACCACCCGTTATGATGGCGCAAGTGGCTACACGAGTTTACGAACAATGGCTATCAAAGTTATAA
- a CDS encoding ADP-ribosylglycohydrolase family protein → MLGAIIGDIVGSRFEFNNTDNYNFELFTKDSTFTDDTICTIAVADAINTGVSYKEKFLQWCRAYPNPKGAYGGSFARWIASDNPQPYNSFGNGSAMRVSPVAWAYDNLDKVLMEAEKTAIVTHNHPEGVKGAVAVAHAIYYLRTTHNQKVYENIMQSYYPQFMVNDYYAGIFDETCQGTVPLCLKIIRVSTSFEDAIRRAISWGGDSDTIGAIVGSMAEALWGIPDSFIWNALRILPDDMRNVIGCFYNTKIEVI, encoded by the coding sequence ATGTTAGGAGCAATTATAGGCGATATTGTAGGCTCACGCTTTGAGTTCAACAATACAGATAACTACAACTTTGAACTATTCACAAAGGATAGCACGTTTACAGACGATACAATTTGTACTATAGCGGTAGCGGATGCAATCAATACGGGCGTAAGCTACAAAGAAAAGTTTCTCCAATGGTGTAGGGCATACCCCAATCCGAAAGGGGCATACGGTGGCAGCTTTGCCCGCTGGATAGCCTCAGACAACCCACAACCATATAACAGCTTCGGCAATGGCTCTGCAATGCGTGTTTCCCCGGTTGCATGGGCTTATGACAACTTAGATAAGGTTTTGATGGAGGCAGAGAAAACGGCTATAGTAACCCATAATCACCCGGAGGGAGTTAAAGGAGCTGTAGCAGTCGCACACGCCATTTATTATTTGAGGACAACCCACAATCAGAAAGTATATGAGAATATAATGCAATCGTACTATCCTCAATTCATGGTAAACGATTATTATGCTGGAATATTTGATGAAACGTGTCAAGGCACTGTGCCGCTTTGTTTGAAAATTATTCGTGTAAGCACCTCTTTTGAGGATGCAATCAGACGGGCAATTTCATGGGGTGGTGATAGCGACACGATAGGGGCAATAGTAGGCTCAATGGCAGAAGCACTTTGGGGCATACCAGATAGTTTCATTTGGAATGCTCTAAGAATACTTCCTGATGATATGCGTAATGTTATTGGATGCTTCTATAACACTAAAATCGAAGTAATTTAA
- a CDS encoding ADP-ribosyltransferase, producing MAKKKYIDYKKMQAELFKRTEGYAANVRIIYQQAFERIINLVKGTELEDGKPFSFADYGYSEEVTPILRDMYSRVYQIIRGGVEKEWLASNENNDALVKSVFGEQSIKDNHFARFFKRNKEAMDAFFARKSGDGGLNLSQKVWRYTGMFRDELENTLDLAIGEGVPANRLAAQIKKYLQDPDKFYRRFRIKVGEDENGQPIYGRKWKRRVWDKEANSYKWVDDSPKHFHPGRGVYRSSARNAQRLARTETNIAYRTADFERWAQLDFVVGIEIKLSNNHPVSDICDDLKGVYPKTFRWKGWHPNCRCYQVPVLAKQEELDEMLDKILDGDNPATVECEEKVKELPSQFTGWMQDNEQRIKDATEKGTLPYFLRDNEKVIYPPTAKEIAKARHEARTEAEANAIRQRWNVRKATYHYGNNMLRVMGGISDVDTTALAEALKHPDLSAIMLEARKLKVIGKDIYSLGYIDSPMEVAKKFSLADAKAVNKAVADKLAQWDSLSLEQQLKKLNFEAYDFLGGNYHNVQQKYPTWQVSQQAYVKQIGIVQDKIDWKAIKDNYADLSKFSTKSKPYQSLIAQLENAINGNDKAMAQQTITELNVRKESIEKAAAKRKSKVKEVKFKDSDFTQERKDEAKWFIHSSDANDYFFDNAVDMWKLASTNEKAAMYQYTAGSSYITEPLRAIKGYYHYYGSRLSEAEKHIADMTQYIARSTLKDDVWVKRDEISAFVNYRFGLSDLDAYISDPSKLVGKVGTDDSFMSCGNCRNTNFGSKPVCLNIYCPKGTQMTYAEPFSAFGSSHDNGDYCPGKKWNGTSKPTTTGENEIILQRGTKFRITKAEYTNGKWYIDMEVLEQSPKEIKEMVTTSMGFYCKY from the coding sequence ATGGCAAAGAAGAAGTACATAGACTATAAGAAGATGCAAGCGGAGCTTTTCAAGAGAACGGAGGGTTACGCTGCCAATGTCCGTATCATCTACCAACAAGCATTTGAGCGAATAATTAACTTGGTAAAGGGTACGGAGTTGGAGGATGGGAAGCCTTTCTCTTTTGCCGACTATGGGTATAGTGAGGAAGTTACGCCCATTCTTAGGGATATGTACAGCCGTGTTTACCAAATTATCCGGGGCGGTGTAGAAAAGGAATGGCTTGCATCTAACGAGAATAACGATGCTTTGGTTAAAAGTGTGTTCGGTGAACAATCAATAAAGGATAATCACTTTGCCCGTTTCTTCAAGCGCAACAAAGAGGCTATGGATGCTTTCTTTGCCCGTAAGAGTGGTGACGGTGGTTTGAATCTCTCTCAAAAGGTTTGGCGATATACGGGTATGTTCCGTGATGAGCTGGAAAATACTTTGGATTTGGCGATTGGTGAGGGTGTTCCGGCTAATCGTTTGGCGGCTCAGATAAAGAAGTATCTACAAGACCCCGATAAGTTTTACAGGCGTTTCCGTATCAAGGTAGGGGAAGATGAGAACGGGCAACCTATCTATGGTAGAAAGTGGAAACGCAGGGTTTGGGACAAAGAAGCCAACTCCTACAAATGGGTGGATGATAGCCCGAAACATTTTCATCCGGGGCGGGGCGTGTACCGTTCATCCGCACGTAACGCCCAAAGGCTTGCACGGACTGAAACCAACATTGCGTATCGTACAGCCGATTTTGAGCGTTGGGCGCAACTCGACTTTGTGGTAGGCATTGAAATCAAGCTATCCAACAATCATCCCGTATCTGACATTTGCGATGATTTGAAAGGTGTGTACCCTAAAACATTCCGTTGGAAAGGGTGGCACCCGAATTGCCGTTGCTATCAAGTACCCGTACTGGCAAAGCAAGAAGAATTGGACGAAATGCTGGATAAGATTTTGGACGGGGATAATCCGGCAACGGTGGAATGTGAGGAAAAGGTAAAAGAGCTGCCATCCCAATTTACCGGGTGGATGCAAGACAATGAGCAACGCATCAAGGATGCAACGGAGAAAGGGACTTTGCCCTACTTCCTACGGGACAATGAAAAGGTTATCTATCCACCGACTGCAAAAGAGATAGCGAAAGCCCGGCACGAAGCCCGGACGGAAGCGGAAGCAAATGCCATCCGGCAACGGTGGAATGTGAGAAAAGCGACCTATCACTATGGTAATAATATGCTCCGTGTTATGGGTGGTATTTCTGACGTTGATACTACGGCTTTAGCTGAGGCTCTAAAACACCCTGATTTGTCCGCTATCATGTTGGAAGCCCGTAAACTGAAAGTTATAGGCAAGGATATTTATTCACTGGGTTACATAGATAGCCCTATGGAGGTGGCTAAAAAGTTCTCTTTAGCCGATGCAAAAGCCGTAAACAAGGCGGTTGCTGATAAGCTGGCACAATGGGATAGCCTTTCTTTGGAACAACAATTAAAGAAACTGAATTTTGAAGCATACGACTTCTTAGGTGGTAACTATCACAATGTACAACAGAAGTACCCAACGTGGCAGGTGTCACAACAAGCCTATGTTAAACAGATTGGCATTGTTCAAGATAAGATAGATTGGAAAGCCATCAAGGATAACTATGCCGACCTATCTAAGTTCTCTACCAAGTCCAAGCCTTACCAATCGCTCATTGCACAGCTTGAAAATGCAATCAACGGCAATGATAAAGCAATGGCACAACAAACCATTACGGAACTCAATGTAAGGAAAGAAAGCATTGAAAAAGCCGCTGCCAAGCGTAAATCAAAAGTAAAGGAGGTTAAGTTTAAGGATTCCGATTTTACGCAGGAAAGAAAGGATGAGGCGAAATGGTTTATTCATAGTTCAGATGCAAACGATTATTTCTTTGATAATGCCGTGGATATGTGGAAACTTGCAAGCACCAATGAAAAGGCGGCTATGTATCAATATACGGCTGGTAGTAGTTATATAACAGAGCCTTTGCGTGCTATTAAGGGATATTATCACTACTATGGTAGTAGATTGTCCGAAGCTGAAAAGCATATTGCCGATATGACCCAATATATAGCCCGAAGCACACTTAAAGATGATGTTTGGGTAAAGCGTGACGAAATCAGTGCTTTTGTAAACTATCGGTTTGGGCTGTCTGATTTGGATGCTTATATATCTGACCCGTCTAAGCTTGTTGGCAAGGTTGGTACGGATGATTCCTTTATGTCGTGTGGTAATTGCCGGAATACGAACTTTGGAAGTAAGCCCGTTTGTCTGAATATCTATTGTCCGAAAGGTACACAAATGACCTACGCAGAGCCTTTTTCTGCATTTGGTTCAAGCCATGACAATGGGGACTATTGTCCGGGTAAGAAGTGGAACGGAACTTCTAAGCCTACAACAACGGGGGAAAATGAAATCATCCTACAGCGTGGCACTAAATTCAGAATAACCAAAGCTGAATATACAAATGGTAAATGGTATATAGATATGGAAGTTTTGGAACAAAGCCCAAAAGAGATAAAGGAAATGGTTACTACTTCGATGGGATTCTATTGCAAGTATTGA
- a CDS encoding phage portal protein, translated as MGLLNIISNEVKAAIGYQQNFADLLTAKDVTRALSMMKAHAEEAANNLREYKIDTHKVMERKDRAVYDKKGNFLRWSKRWKIPIPYPQFINEISLVFLYGRPVKWQQLSTGTDYAFQNYKDWLNEIHFNAKVREAKRLAGAEGISAILYHVYRDSDNKPSLLLNVLSRENNDDIYTIRDQYKRITAFAWGYYLTEAGNNTVYHVDIYTKETVYRAKRGKMGWEVEIKDNPIGKIPVLIFEQTPEHKEVQPMIERSEIMESTDADTNDRFSNPAMVATSEILNSLPKSEEEAKLFILKNGGDVRYLTWNEASESKKNEFERLDKHILSKSFTPNIDFDNMKSLGNLSAKAIRKVMLLAVIKAERHKEKHDDYMKRHANLMIAILGNVLDYRHKAEYDALLLRHEFQEPFGEDVSELLADLSKQYNDGALSRETYVELSYLVKDAKQEIERLKQEEAERMEQQMELNKMDVFGGAE; from the coding sequence ATGGGATTATTAAACATTATTTCTAACGAGGTAAAGGCGGCTATTGGCTACCAACAAAACTTTGCCGACCTTTTGACGGCTAAGGATGTGACCCGTGCTCTTTCCATGATGAAAGCCCATGCGGAAGAAGCCGCCAATAATTTACGTGAGTATAAGATTGACACTCACAAAGTGATGGAGCGTAAGGATAGAGCCGTTTACGATAAAAAAGGCAACTTTCTACGTTGGAGTAAACGGTGGAAAATCCCCATTCCTTACCCTCAATTCATCAATGAAATTTCTTTGGTGTTTCTCTATGGCAGACCCGTAAAATGGCAACAGCTTTCAACGGGTACGGATTATGCTTTTCAGAACTACAAAGATTGGCTGAATGAAATACATTTCAATGCCAAAGTTAGAGAGGCTAAACGTTTGGCTGGTGCGGAGGGCATTTCTGCCATTCTTTACCATGTGTACCGGGATAGTGATAATAAACCATCCCTTTTGCTGAATGTGTTGAGCCGGGAAAACAACGATGATATTTATACCATTCGTGACCAATACAAACGGATTACCGCTTTTGCGTGGGGTTACTATCTGACAGAGGCAGGCAACAATACCGTTTACCATGTGGATATATACACTAAAGAGACTGTATATCGTGCCAAACGTGGCAAAATGGGTTGGGAGGTTGAGATAAAGGATAATCCAATAGGGAAAATTCCCGTGCTGATATTTGAGCAAACGCCCGAACATAAGGAGGTGCAACCCATGATTGAACGCTCTGAAATAATGGAAAGCACCGATGCAGATACTAATGACCGCTTTTCTAACCCGGCAATGGTGGCTACTTCTGAAATCCTCAATAGCTTGCCAAAGTCGGAAGAAGAAGCCAAACTGTTTATTCTCAAAAATGGCGGTGATGTACGCTACCTTACATGGAATGAGGCGAGCGAAAGCAAAAAGAATGAGTTTGAAAGATTGGATAAACACATTCTTTCAAAGTCTTTCACGCCCAACATTGATTTTGACAATATGAAATCATTAGGCAACCTTTCGGCAAAGGCTATACGCAAAGTGATGTTGCTTGCCGTTATCAAGGCAGAACGCCACAAGGAAAAGCACGATGATTATATGAAACGCCACGCTAATCTTATGATAGCTATTTTAGGTAATGTGCTTGACTATCGGCATAAGGCTGAATATGATGCCTTGCTGTTAAGGCATGAGTTCCAAGAGCCTTTCGGGGAAGATGTGAGCGAATTGCTTGCCGACCTATCTAAGCAATACAATGATGGGGCATTGAGCCGTGAAACCTATGTAGAATTGTCCTACCTTGTAAAAGATGCGAAACAAGAAATAGAGCGGCTAAAACAAGAAGAAGCGGAACGGATGGAGCAACAAATGGAGTTAAACAAAATGGACGTTTTCGGAGGGGCTGAATAA